The following are encoded in a window of Bradyrhizobium sp. WBOS07 genomic DNA:
- the nuoH gene encoding NADH-quinone oxidoreductase subunit NuoH, with protein MEFFESAFWTGFLWPLIIMVAQSVLVLVVLLVAIAYILLADRKIWAAVQIRRGPNVVGPWGLLQSFADLLKFVLKEPIIPAGANKGVFLLAPLVSCVLALAAWAVIPTNLGWVIADINVGILFIFAISSLSIYGIIMAGWSSNSKYPFLAALRSAAQMVSYEVSIGFVIITVLLCAGTLNLTGVVEAQHARGLASLIGLPQLTILNWYVWPLFPMFVVFYVSALAETNRPPFDLVEAESELVAGFMVEYGSTPYLLFMLGEYVAIVTMCALATILFLGGWLPPVDLPPFNWVPGIIWFSLKLFFMFFLFAMAKAIVPRYRYDQLMRLGWKVFLPLSLVMVIVVAGVLHFAGIAPK; from the coding sequence ATGGAATTCTTCGAAAGCGCATTCTGGACCGGTTTCCTCTGGCCGCTGATCATCATGGTCGCGCAGAGCGTGTTGGTGCTCGTCGTCCTGCTGGTGGCGATCGCCTACATCCTGCTCGCCGACCGCAAGATCTGGGCGGCGGTGCAGATCCGGCGCGGCCCGAACGTGGTCGGCCCCTGGGGCCTGCTGCAATCCTTCGCCGACCTCTTGAAGTTCGTGCTGAAGGAGCCGATCATTCCGGCCGGCGCCAACAAGGGCGTGTTCCTGCTGGCGCCGCTGGTCTCATGCGTGCTCGCGCTCGCCGCCTGGGCCGTGATCCCGACCAATCTCGGCTGGGTGATCGCCGACATCAATGTCGGCATCCTCTTCATCTTCGCGATCTCGTCGCTGTCGATCTACGGCATCATCATGGCCGGCTGGTCGTCGAACTCGAAATATCCGTTCCTGGCCGCGCTGCGCTCGGCTGCACAGATGGTGTCCTACGAGGTCTCGATCGGCTTCGTCATCATCACGGTGCTGCTCTGCGCCGGCACGCTGAACCTCACCGGCGTGGTCGAGGCCCAGCACGCGCGCGGTCTCGCCAGCCTGATCGGCCTGCCGCAGCTCACCATCCTGAACTGGTACGTCTGGCCGCTGTTCCCGATGTTCGTGGTGTTCTACGTCTCGGCGCTGGCGGAAACCAACCGTCCGCCCTTCGACCTCGTCGAAGCCGAATCCGAGCTCGTCGCCGGCTTCATGGTCGAATACGGCTCGACGCCGTATCTGCTGTTCATGCTCGGCGAGTATGTCGCGATCGTCACGATGTGCGCGCTGGCGACGATCCTGTTCCTCGGAGGCTGGCTGCCGCCGGTGGACCTGCCGCCCTTCAACTGGGTGCCGGGGATCATCTGGTTCTCGCTGAAACTGTTCTTCATGTTCTTCCTGTTCGCGATGGCGAAGGCGATCGTGCCCCGCTACCGCTACGATCAATTGATGCGCCTCGGCTGGAAGGTGTTCCTGCCGCTGTCGCTGGTGATGGTGATCGTGGTGGCCGGCGTGCTGCATTTCGCCGGCATCGCGCCGAAGTGA
- the nuoG gene encoding NADH-quinone oxidoreductase subunit NuoG, whose translation MTKLIIDGKEIDVPPEYTLLQACEAAGAEIPRFCYHERLSIAGNCRMCLVEVKGGPKPVASCAWGVRDCRPGPKGEPPEISTRSPMVKKAREGVMEFLLINHPLDCPICDQGGECDLQDQAMGYGVDTSRFAENKRAVEDKYLGALVKTSMNRCIQCTRCVRFSAEVAGAPEMGATGRGEDMEITTYLEHALTSELQGNLVDICPVGALTSKPYAFAARPWELGKTQSIDVMDGVGSAIRVDTRGREVMRILPRINEAVNEEWISDKTRHVVDGLRTQRLDRPYVREAGKLRAASWQEAFAAIAAKAARTDGKRIGAIAGDLAGVEEMFALKDLLAKFGSGNLAVQGGDAFDPALGRGSYIFNPTLAGVEQADALLIIGANPRKEAAVFNARIRKRWRAGGFKVGVIGSKVDLTYDYDHLGAGTETLGELAAGKHSFMDVLKNAKNPIILVGGGATSRHDGAAILAAAAKLALDVGVLKDGWNGFGVLHETASRVGALDIGFSATGGGLNAAQMTTFGTLDLLFLLGADEINAPDGTFVVYIGTHGDRGAHRADVILPAAAYTEKSAIYVNTEGRAQMTGRAAFPPGEAREDWAIVRALSEALGKKLGYDSLAQLRQAIFKAVPHLIRLDQIEAGSADQVRKLAGKGGSPEKAPFKPLVEDFYLTNPIARASAVMAECSRLASGHMLTAAE comes from the coding sequence ATGACCAAGCTCATCATCGACGGCAAAGAGATCGATGTCCCGCCGGAGTACACGCTGCTTCAGGCGTGCGAGGCGGCCGGCGCCGAGATTCCGCGCTTCTGCTACCACGAGCGGCTGTCGATCGCCGGCAATTGCCGGATGTGCCTCGTCGAGGTGAAGGGTGGACCGAAGCCGGTCGCGAGCTGCGCCTGGGGCGTGCGCGACTGCCGTCCGGGCCCCAAAGGCGAGCCGCCGGAGATTTCGACGCGTTCGCCGATGGTGAAGAAGGCGCGCGAAGGCGTGATGGAATTCCTGCTGATCAACCATCCGCTGGACTGCCCGATCTGCGACCAGGGCGGCGAGTGCGATTTGCAAGACCAGGCGATGGGCTATGGTGTCGACACCAGCCGCTTTGCCGAGAACAAGCGCGCGGTCGAAGACAAATATCTCGGCGCGCTGGTCAAGACCTCGATGAACCGCTGCATCCAGTGCACGCGCTGCGTTCGCTTCTCGGCGGAAGTCGCCGGCGCGCCCGAGATGGGTGCCACCGGCCGCGGCGAGGACATGGAGATCACGACCTATCTCGAGCACGCGCTGACCTCGGAATTGCAGGGCAACCTCGTCGACATCTGCCCGGTCGGCGCCTTGACCTCGAAGCCCTATGCCTTCGCGGCGCGTCCGTGGGAGCTCGGCAAGACCCAGTCGATCGACGTGATGGACGGCGTGGGCTCTGCGATCCGCGTCGACACCCGCGGCCGCGAGGTGATGCGCATCCTGCCGCGCATCAACGAGGCCGTGAACGAGGAGTGGATCTCCGACAAGACCCGCCACGTCGTCGACGGACTGCGCACGCAGCGGCTCGACCGCCCCTATGTCCGTGAGGCCGGCAAGCTGCGCGCGGCGAGCTGGCAGGAAGCCTTTGCCGCGATCGCCGCCAAGGCGGCGCGCACCGACGGCAAGCGCATCGGCGCGATCGCCGGCGACCTCGCCGGTGTCGAGGAGATGTTCGCGCTGAAGGACCTGCTCGCCAAGTTCGGCTCCGGCAATCTGGCGGTGCAGGGCGGCGATGCCTTCGATCCCGCGCTCGGCCGCGGCTCCTATATCTTCAACCCGACGCTGGCGGGCGTGGAGCAGGCGGATGCGCTGCTCATTATCGGCGCCAACCCGCGGAAGGAGGCGGCCGTGTTCAACGCCCGCATCCGCAAGCGCTGGCGCGCCGGCGGCTTCAAGGTCGGCGTGATCGGCTCCAAAGTCGATCTCACTTACGACTACGATCATCTCGGCGCGGGCACCGAGACCCTCGGTGAGCTTGCGGCCGGCAAGCACTCCTTCATGGACGTGCTGAAGAACGCCAAGAATCCGATCATCCTGGTCGGCGGAGGCGCCACCTCGCGCCACGACGGCGCCGCCATCCTCGCCGCCGCTGCCAAGCTCGCGCTCGACGTCGGCGTGCTCAAGGACGGCTGGAACGGCTTCGGCGTGCTGCACGAGACCGCCTCGCGCGTGGGCGCGCTCGACATCGGCTTCTCCGCAACCGGCGGCGGCCTGAACGCCGCGCAGATGACGACCTTCGGCACGCTCGACCTGCTGTTCCTGCTGGGGGCCGACGAGATCAACGCGCCTGATGGCACCTTCGTCGTCTATATCGGCACCCATGGCGACCGCGGCGCGCACCGCGCCGACGTCATCCTGCCGGCGGCAGCCTACACCGAGAAGTCCGCGATCTATGTCAACACCGAGGGCCGCGCGCAGATGACGGGCCGCGCCGCGTTCCCGCCGGGCGAAGCCCGCGAGGACTGGGCGATCGTCCGCGCATTGTCCGAGGCGCTCGGCAAGAAGCTCGGCTACGACTCGCTCGCGCAGCTGCGCCAGGCGATCTTCAAGGCCGTGCCGCACCTGATCCGTCTCGACCAGATCGAGGCCGGCTCCGCCGACCAGGTCAGGAAGCTGGCTGGGAAGGGCGGCTCGCCCGAGAAGGCGCCGTTCAAGCCGCTGGTCGAGGACTTCTATTTGACCAACCCAATCGCGCGTGCGTCCGCCGTGATGGCGGAATGCTCGCGCCTCGCCTCCGGGCACATGCTGACCGCAGCGGAGTGA
- the nuoF gene encoding NADH-quinone oxidoreductase subunit NuoF — protein sequence MLEDKDRIFKNLYGLHDWGLEGARRRGAWDGTKAIIDKGRDWIINEMKASGLRGRGGAGFPTGLKWSFMPKESTDGRPSYLVVNADESEPGTCKDREIMRHDPHLLVEGCLIASFAMNAHACYIYVRGEFIRERERLQAAIDQAYEAKLVGKDNVNGWPFDIYVAHGAGAYICGEETALLESLEGKKGQPRLKPPFPANVGLFGCPTTVNNVESIAVAPDILRRGAAWFAGIGRPNNVGTKLFCISGHVERPCNVEEAMGIPFRELIEKHCGGIRGGWDNLKAVIPGGSSVRMVPAEQIIDTPMDFDSLSKLRSGLGTAAVIVMDKSTDLIRAIARISYFYKHESCGQCTPCREGTGWMWRVLTRMAEGRAHKREIDMLLEVTKQVEGHTICALGDAAAWPIQGLIAHFRHEIEARIDQYSHRADIDDIGVRDPVNMVAAE from the coding sequence ATGCTCGAGGACAAGGACCGCATCTTCAAGAACCTCTACGGCCTCCACGATTGGGGTCTCGAGGGCGCGCGGCGCCGGGGCGCCTGGGACGGCACCAAGGCCATCATCGACAAGGGCCGCGACTGGATCATCAACGAGATGAAGGCCTCAGGGCTGCGCGGCCGCGGCGGCGCCGGTTTCCCGACCGGCCTGAAATGGTCCTTCATGCCGAAGGAATCCACCGACGGTCGTCCCAGCTATCTCGTCGTCAACGCCGACGAGTCCGAGCCCGGCACCTGCAAGGATCGCGAGATCATGCGGCACGACCCGCATCTTCTCGTCGAGGGCTGCCTGATCGCCAGTTTCGCGATGAACGCGCATGCCTGCTACATCTACGTCCGCGGCGAGTTCATCCGCGAGCGCGAGCGCCTGCAGGCCGCCATCGACCAGGCTTATGAGGCCAAGCTGGTCGGCAAGGACAACGTCAACGGCTGGCCGTTCGACATCTATGTCGCGCACGGCGCCGGCGCCTATATCTGCGGCGAGGAGACCGCGCTACTCGAAAGCCTCGAAGGCAAGAAGGGCCAGCCGCGCCTGAAGCCGCCGTTCCCGGCCAATGTCGGCTTGTTCGGCTGCCCGACCACCGTCAACAACGTCGAGTCAATCGCGGTTGCGCCTGATATCCTGCGCCGCGGCGCGGCCTGGTTCGCCGGCATCGGCCGCCCGAACAATGTCGGCACCAAGCTGTTCTGCATCTCCGGCCATGTCGAGCGGCCCTGCAACGTCGAAGAGGCCATGGGCATTCCGTTCCGTGAGCTGATCGAGAAGCATTGCGGCGGCATCCGCGGCGGCTGGGACAATCTCAAGGCCGTGATCCCCGGCGGCTCGTCGGTGCGCATGGTGCCGGCCGAGCAGATCATCGACACGCCGATGGATTTCGACTCCTTGAGCAAGCTGCGCTCGGGCCTCGGCACCGCGGCCGTGATCGTGATGGACAAGTCGACCGATCTGATCCGCGCCATCGCCCGCATCTCCTATTTCTACAAGCACGAGAGCTGCGGCCAGTGCACGCCGTGCCGCGAGGGCACGGGGTGGATGTGGCGCGTCTTGACCCGCATGGCCGAGGGCCGCGCCCACAAGCGCGAGATCGACATGCTGCTCGAGGTGACCAAGCAGGTCGAAGGCCACACCATCTGCGCGCTCGGCGATGCGGCGGCATGGCCGATCCAGGGCCTGATCGCGCATTTCCGTCACGAGATCGAAGCGCGCATCGACCAGTATTCGCACAGGGCAGACATTGACGATATCGGCGTCCGCGATCCCGTGAACATGGTCGCGGCGGAGTAA
- the nuoE gene encoding NADH-quinone oxidoreductase subunit NuoE → MSVRRLAPKEVQPASFAFTEENLAFARQQIAKYPAGRQASAVIAILWRAQEQNEGWVSEAAIRVIADMLDMPYIRVLEVATFYTMFQLAPVGKKAHVQVCGTTPCRLRGAEDLIHVCEHRIHHEPFHLSKDGNFSWEEVECLGACVNAPMVLIGKDTYEDLTKESFGKVLDGFASGNPPKPGPQNGRQFSAPITGPTTLKEIT, encoded by the coding sequence ATGTCCGTTCGTCGATTAGCACCGAAGGAAGTCCAGCCCGCGAGCTTCGCGTTCACGGAGGAGAACCTTGCGTTCGCCAGGCAGCAGATCGCGAAATATCCGGCCGGTCGGCAGGCTTCGGCCGTCATCGCCATCCTCTGGCGCGCGCAGGAGCAGAACGAGGGCTGGGTGTCCGAGGCCGCGATCCGCGTCATCGCCGACATGCTCGACATGCCCTATATCCGGGTGCTGGAGGTCGCGACCTTCTACACCATGTTCCAGCTCGCCCCGGTCGGGAAGAAGGCCCACGTCCAGGTCTGCGGCACCACGCCGTGCCGGCTGCGCGGCGCCGAGGATCTGATCCACGTCTGCGAGCACCGCATCCATCACGAGCCGTTCCATCTGTCCAAGGACGGCAATTTCAGCTGGGAAGAGGTGGAGTGCCTGGGCGCCTGCGTGAACGCGCCGATGGTGCTGATCGGCAAGGACACCTATGAGGACCTGACCAAGGAAAGCTTCGGCAAGGTGCTCGACGGCTTCGCCTCGGGCAATCCGCCCAAGCCCGGTCCGCAGAACGGCCGCCAGTTCTCGGCGCCGATCACCGGGCCGACCACATTGAAGGAGATCACCTGA